The stretch of DNA CAGGGCGCCAGTGATCGGTTGCTGGTTTTCATGATCAAGGACATAGCCATCTAAATGCCCGCCGGCACAATAAGCGCGGGCGGCATTCACCGCCGCCTGGGCGTCAATCTCGCCCCATCCGGTGGCATGATTGGGTACAAAATCCGGTCCTTCATCCCCCTGACCGGTGTCGTAGGGGATGGGTCGGGCGGTTTCCAGGATCAAATCCGTTGTAGCCGCGACGTCACCCAGCAAGCATTTGGCGGAGCCCCACATCAAGGCAACCTGGCCCGTCACGTGCGGTGCCGACATGGAGGTTCCGCTCAAGGCTGCATACGCGCGGTCATCGCTGCCCGCCGCTGAGAGGATATCCACCCCTGGCGCCACCACCTCCGGCTTGATTGTGGGGTAGCCCTGGCTGTGAAATACTTTGGCGTCATCCGTCGGTCCCCAGTTGGAATGTGGTGCATACTGTCCGTCACTCCTGCCGGTCGAGCCTACCGAGGTCACATTGTGGGAGCGGGCCGGGTTGCCTACGGTGTTCAACCCGGGCGGTGAACTATATCCGCAATTGCTGTTATTCCCATTGGCAAACACCGGGTAAATCCCCATCGCCACCCAGGCATCGATCACGCCCTGGTACCAGGCATTGTAAGCCCGTCCGCAATCTCCCCAGGAATTATTGACTGCCTGTGGGCGCAGGTTGGGATTGGGGTTTTCTCCGCTTAAATTTGTGGGAGCCGCCATGAACTGACCGCACTTGATCAGGTCATTTCCCCAGGCAAACCCGCTGGCGCTGATTGCCTTGCAGGCGATCCAACTCGCCCCGGGGGCTACGCCAATCGCGTCCCCAGAGCCAACCCCGCCTGCCATAATTCCGACCACATGGCTGCCGTGCCCATGGTCATCATAAGGCTCCTCTTTTCCATTGACAGCGTCCCACCAGTGATAATGATGACTGAAGGTCTTTGCACCCAGGTTGCCGCGATAGGACTCAACCAAGGCTTCATGGGTAAAACGCGCCCCGGTGTCAATTGCCCCGAGCACCACGCCTGCGCCTCGATCACCCTGAGACCAGGCCTGGTCGGCTTTGATCTGCGTCAGGTTGGCGGAGATACCGGCGACCGCTGTCGGCTCGGTCTCAATCCACTCTTCCTCGACCTGGCTGCCCAAAAACACCTGTGGAATCGAGAGCAGTGCTTCGATTTCAGCATAATTTAACAGCCCTACCAGGGTTTCGGCGGTGGATGACTGAACGGCAATCACGTTCTGAATCCAGAAAGCTTCGTAAGGCACACCCTGTTCAGCCAGGTAGGCGAGCACCTTTGCCTGTGAACTCGCAGACAGCGCCGTCAGGGTTTCATAGACAAACCAGCCGCGTTCTTCCCAAGAAAGCGCATCTGCCGGGCTCAGATCAGCTTTTTCTTCAAAATAAATCAAGAAATCGAGCGGCTCGGAGGTCTTCGATTTAGCCAGCAGAGCCGGATCAACCCAGGGGATTTTCTGGTTCCCATCATCCGCTTTGACCGGCAAGCGCCCATTGCCCCACAGGGTCAGCCCAATCATCCCAATTAAAAGTAAAATTCCCGACCGCAAAACCAGTTTATGTTTCATCGCTACATCCCATCTCGAATATTCATGCCAGGTAAG from Brevefilum fermentans encodes:
- a CDS encoding S8 family serine peptidase produces the protein MKHKLVLRSGILLLIGMIGLTLWGNGRLPVKADDGNQKIPWVDPALLAKSKTSEPLDFLIYFEEKADLSPADALSWEERGWFVYETLTALSASSQAKVLAYLAEQGVPYEAFWIQNVIAVQSSTAETLVGLLNYAEIEALLSIPQVFLGSQVEEEWIETEPTAVAGISANLTQIKADQAWSQGDRGAGVVLGAIDTGARFTHEALVESYRGNLGAKTFSHHYHWWDAVNGKEEPYDDHGHGSHVVGIMAGGVGSGDAIGVAPGASWIACKAISASGFAWGNDLIKCGQFMAAPTNLSGENPNPNLRPQAVNNSWGDCGRAYNAWYQGVIDAWVAMGIYPVFANGNNSNCGYSSPPGLNTVGNPARSHNVTSVGSTGRSDGQYAPHSNWGPTDDAKVFHSQGYPTIKPEVVAPGVDILSAAGSDDRAYAALSGTSMSAPHVTGQVALMWGSAKCLLGDVAATTDLILETARPIPYDTGQGDEGPDFVPNHATGWGEIDAQAAVNAARAYCAGGHLDGYVLDHENQQPITGALVAATSQGEMTSSVSALTDKDGYYRIHVNSATPYTLTASAYGYHPVAVGDVLVDASGGTTTTHFHLMPKSNLLTFTGTVTDGSGHGYPLYARITLENENYSQAVYTNPFDGRFQVTVYDDLAYDLNISAMVPGYQPVLAQGIVLGDQPESLHYTIEITAGCEAPGYASSNLLAEGFDSRKLPPGWEVWDHAGTGVTWGFEDQSERSNQTGGSGGFAMVDSDYHGSLDVDVSLVTPPLDFLDESTVMLSFSQNFFSYQGNRDEIADVDVYVGGEWYNVLRQTENQTGQSHPLLDISELAAHQPYVRVRFHYYNASAEWWWQIDNVQIGSHECALVPGGLLAGFITDSRTGEPLVGAVVSNSQARGVSSTTPVDPGLPDGFYWMFQPMLENPQVIAVKTAKSLYLSELADVELRQDEITRHDVTLVSYWNYLEQVFNKLLSMILEFVDGARG